The following coding sequences are from one Haploplasma axanthum window:
- a CDS encoding ROK family protein, with protein sequence MIKTSNSQSVKIENMRLVMEKIVELREVSRIELSRLTTLNKATVSSIMSEFVSSNLVIKTDKIIKTSGRSANLFALNKNAGRIISIELLTNSLYGVITNLYGEILYEVVKEDINPEFTPYLKVLLETIDHLRENTYESTYGLIGIGIGVYGTLSNSKKIKYAPFNSWKDIDLKEIIEDYTGIKTYVENEANISALGEKIVNRDQKNIVSLNIGLGVGMGIVIDSKLYTGEHGYAGEIGHTIIVPNGRKCVCGNHGCLETYISNKGITNYYYELTNQIISLNDFISLYQKRDTYALKVFDMFTDYVAIAINNISQTIDPHTIIINSKIADSIPETISAVKNKLKSSMISLDVLSTSKFKSKTNILGLTHILIQDFLNVDNYSIKNLSKI encoded by the coding sequence ATGATAAAAACTTCAAATTCTCAATCTGTTAAAATTGAAAACATGCGCCTAGTAATGGAAAAAATTGTTGAACTTCGTGAAGTATCAAGAATAGAACTATCAAGATTAACAACGCTTAACAAAGCAACAGTCTCTTCAATAATGAGCGAATTCGTTTCATCAAATCTAGTAATTAAAACTGATAAAATCATCAAAACTAGCGGACGTAGCGCTAATTTATTCGCTTTGAATAAAAATGCTGGTCGAATAATTAGTATTGAACTTCTTACAAATTCTTTATATGGTGTAATAACTAATTTGTATGGGGAAATACTTTATGAAGTAGTTAAAGAGGATATTAATCCTGAATTTACACCATACCTCAAAGTATTGTTAGAAACAATTGACCATCTACGTGAAAATACTTATGAATCAACTTACGGCTTAATTGGTATTGGTATTGGAGTTTATGGTACATTATCTAACTCCAAAAAAATCAAGTATGCTCCTTTTAATTCCTGGAAAGATATTGACTTAAAAGAAATAATTGAAGATTATACCGGTATTAAAACCTATGTTGAAAACGAAGCAAACATTTCAGCGCTTGGCGAAAAAATTGTAAATCGTGATCAAAAGAATATTGTTTCTCTTAACATTGGTCTTGGTGTTGGGATGGGTATCGTCATAGACAGTAAATTGTATACCGGTGAACACGGTTATGCCGGTGAAATTGGACACACAATTATTGTTCCAAATGGCAGAAAATGTGTTTGTGGTAATCACGGTTGTCTTGAAACATACATATCAAACAAAGGTATTACAAATTACTACTATGAACTAACTAATCAAATAATTAGTCTTAACGATTTTATTTCTCTTTATCAAAAACGTGATACATATGCTCTCAAAGTTTTTGACATGTTCACAGATTATGTGGCGATTGCAATTAACAACATCTCACAAACTATTGATCCTCACACAATTATTATTAACAGTAAAATTGCGGATTCAATTCCAGAAACAATTTCAGCAGTAAAGAATAAACTTAAATCTAGTATGATTTCACTTGATGTTCTTTCTACCTCAAAGTTCAAATCTAAAACAAATATTTTAGGACTAACTCATATCTTAATTCAAGATTTTTTAAATGTTGATAATTACAGCATAAAAAATCTTAGTAAAATATAG
- a CDS encoding LytR/AlgR family response regulator transcription factor has product MVSIALCDDEKIFLSHYEDKIKSLSQKLKINLEIIKFTSGESLLFYLEDYPTQFDIIYLDILMNTTNGIDIGMKIKEINPSIQIIFLTSSESYVYDAFSVSPVNYLIKDRDSKKFDEVFKLAIKNVNESFDKDVFIHETRAKKLIIPYTDIVYFEVYKRIIIIHLKNRETIQIYKALNELEFELEKKKFVRAHRSYLVNMQYIKNITNQSVNLKTEEEVPLGRKYITIVRESLNDYLFGGVINDI; this is encoded by the coding sequence ATGGTTTCTATTGCTTTATGTGATGACGAAAAAATATTCTTAAGTCATTACGAAGATAAGATTAAGTCTTTATCTCAAAAGTTAAAGATTAACCTTGAAATCATCAAATTTACTAGTGGTGAATCACTATTATTCTATCTAGAAGACTACCCAACACAATTCGACATAATTTATTTAGATATCTTAATGAACACTACAAATGGTATAGACATTGGAATGAAAATAAAAGAGATTAACCCAAGTATTCAAATTATCTTTTTAACTAGTTCTGAATCATATGTCTATGATGCTTTCAGTGTTTCACCTGTCAATTATCTTATTAAAGATAGAGACAGCAAGAAATTTGATGAGGTTTTTAAATTAGCTATTAAAAACGTTAATGAGTCTTTTGATAAAGATGTTTTTATTCATGAAACAAGAGCCAAAAAACTCATCATACCTTATACTGATATCGTTTATTTTGAAGTTTATAAAAGAATCATTATTATTCATCTAAAAAACAGAGAAACTATTCAAATATATAAGGCATTAAATGAACTTGAATTTGAATTAGAAAAGAAAAAGTTTGTTCGTGCTCATCGTTCATACCTAGTTAACATGCAATATATAAAAAATATTACTAATCAAAGTGTTAATTTAAAAACTGAGGAAGAGGTTCCATTAGGAAGAAAATACATCACCATTGTTAGAGAATCCCTTAACGACTATCTATTTGGGGGTGTAATTAATGACATTTAG
- a CDS encoding glycerophosphodiester phosphodiesterase family protein yields the protein MKEDIFDLPVKLVAHRGYSSKETENTKKAFIEAGKKAFYGIECDVHLTKDGKYIIHHDDDTKRLAKSNFIIKNTEYNVLKNLPFIDINTKKFDESINIPTLEEYLKICKEYDKVSIIEIKAIFNKEEIKGMFDIIKEHGDINKTVIISFDLNNLLIVREIDKNIPIQYLLDKYDDSLIDLCKKFKFDVDFHYGALKKENIKKFHDNGIKVNVWTVNDFKTIEKMIEYNVDYITTNG from the coding sequence ATGAAAGAAGATATTTTTGATCTACCAGTTAAACTGGTTGCTCACAGAGGATATAGCTCTAAAGAAACGGAAAATACTAAAAAAGCATTTATTGAAGCGGGTAAAAAAGCATTTTATGGTATTGAGTGTGATGTTCATTTGACTAAAGATGGTAAATATATTATTCACCATGACGATGATACAAAGAGATTGGCTAAAAGTAATTTTATAATTAAAAATACAGAATACAATGTTTTAAAAAATCTACCATTCATTGACATAAACACTAAAAAATTCGATGAGTCTATTAATATTCCAACTTTAGAAGAGTATTTAAAGATATGTAAGGAATACGATAAGGTTTCTATTATAGAAATAAAAGCAATCTTTAATAAAGAAGAAATAAAAGGAATGTTTGATATTATTAAAGAACATGGTGATATAAATAAAACTGTTATTATATCATTTGATTTGAATAATTTACTTATTGTAAGAGAAATTGACAAAAATATTCCTATTCAGTATTTGTTAGATAAATATGATGATAGTTTGATTGATTTATGCAAGAAGTTTAAGTTTGATGTGGATTTCCATTATGGAGCATTAAAAAAAGAGAATATCAAAAAATTCCACGATAATGGAATAAAAGTTAATGTTTGGACTGTTAATGATTTTAAAACAATTGAGAAAATGATTGAATATAACGTTGATTATATAACAACGAATGGATAA
- a CDS encoding Hsp20/alpha crystallin family protein, which produces MFDLLRKDKTFFDDFFGEIAGSKNALMKTDIKENDTSYTFEIDLPGFDKKDIKVGIENGYLTVSASKNDEVEEKKDNYIRRERHFGSFTRSFYVGNVKLDTLAANYKDGILSIDVPKEIKEETKYLEIK; this is translated from the coding sequence ATGTTTGATCTTTTAAGAAAAGACAAAACCTTTTTTGATGATTTCTTTGGAGAAATAGCTGGTTCTAAAAATGCCTTAATGAAAACAGACATTAAAGAAAATGACACATCCTACACATTTGAGATTGATTTGCCTGGCTTTGATAAAAAAGATATTAAGGTTGGAATTGAAAATGGATACTTAACTGTATCTGCTTCTAAAAATGATGAAGTCGAAGAAAAAAAAGACAATTATATTAGAAGAGAAAGACACTTCGGTTCATTCACTAGAAGTTTTTATGTAGGTAATGTTAAATTAGACACACTTGCTGCAAATTATAAAGATGGTATTTTATCAATTGATGTTCCAAAAGAAATCAAAGAAGAAACTAAGTATTTAGAAATTAAATAA
- a CDS encoding GHKL domain-containing protein, whose amino-acid sequence MTFSMIAAFIFSTIFLVLYIDNYKHYFHFRKNAWISITIFVLISFIPLFNFPWLNDYIHIRSSITLVGYFVALYFMFKTSILNAAFLSLNFILKTYASYLIVSSVIAMIINEKVSIELISPDQYYYITYVFSFSIAIIFMFILYKIVLKQKMLRFFENKTFIFYSIGIQVILLINLVIITSATSSDVSKVWYNITILIFSISILVIYFFTRIFITNVNYLAAFKYHSDYLKKQLDFQIIHYKTQERQINDYLKFKHDYNKTIDSINILLNNGQYDAISNILNTSRTNLKNLHINYREYSNNVIIDALLNDYASRFKSIQCSFSSMSYIPLNVSLNELDLIRLFYNVMDNIYTAVSKIEDPNDRSVKITTKNRNGFQAIIFINSAIKVPGQTIKNNKLQTTKADKAVHGFGLNIINDIVEGINGFVNYELISTDPKINYFKLTIMIPDYTKEDKN is encoded by the coding sequence ATGACATTTAGTATGATTGCTGCATTTATTTTTTCTACAATTTTTTTAGTTTTATATATTGATAACTATAAACACTATTTTCATTTCAGAAAAAATGCCTGGATATCAATTACGATTTTTGTTTTGATATCTTTTATACCACTGTTTAACTTCCCATGGTTAAATGACTATATTCACATCAGATCAAGCATAACACTTGTAGGTTATTTTGTTGCATTATACTTTATGTTTAAAACATCAATTCTAAACGCAGCTTTTCTTTCTCTAAACTTTATTTTAAAAACATATGCATCATACTTAATTGTTTCTTCAGTTATTGCAATGATAATTAATGAGAAAGTCTCAATAGAATTAATTAGTCCAGATCAATACTATTACATAACATATGTATTTTCGTTTTCAATAGCAATCATTTTCATGTTTATTTTGTATAAAATAGTTCTAAAACAAAAAATGCTACGTTTCTTTGAAAATAAAACTTTTATTTTCTATTCAATTGGTATACAAGTTATTTTGTTGATTAACCTTGTTATTATTACAAGTGCTACTTCTTCTGACGTATCAAAAGTCTGGTATAACATAACAATTCTAATTTTTTCAATATCAATTTTAGTAATCTACTTTTTCACAAGAATTTTTATTACCAACGTTAATTACTTAGCAGCCTTCAAATATCATAGTGATTATTTAAAAAAACAACTTGATTTCCAAATTATCCACTATAAAACTCAAGAACGCCAAATTAATGACTATTTAAAATTCAAACATGATTATAATAAAACAATTGATTCAATAAATATTTTATTAAACAATGGTCAATATGATGCAATCTCAAATATTTTGAATACTTCCAGAACAAATCTTAAAAATCTACATATAAATTATCGTGAATACTCCAATAACGTTATTATTGATGCCTTACTGAATGACTATGCTTCTAGATTCAAATCAATTCAATGTAGTTTTTCTTCAATGAGTTACATACCATTAAATGTTTCTCTTAATGAATTAGATTTGATTAGATTATTTTATAATGTAATGGATAACATCTATACTGCCGTATCAAAAATTGAAGATCCAAATGATCGTTCAGTTAAAATAACAACTAAAAATAGAAATGGATTTCAAGCAATTATCTTTATTAATAGTGCTATAAAAGTTCCAGGACAAACAATTAAGAATAATAAATTACAAACAACAAAAGCTGATAAAGCAGTGCACGGTTTTGGTTTAAATATTATCAATGATATTGTTGAAGGTATTAATGGATTTGTTAATTACGAATTAATTAGCACCGATCCAAAAATTAACTATTTTAAATTAACAATAATGATTCCTGATTACACTAAAGAAGATAAAAACTAA
- the xylB gene encoding xylulokinase: protein MYIGIDLGTSGVKILLLSGDNKVVKTVTKGYDLLIPKPEWTEQNPLDWYNQTIVGLKEIIKGYEKDLKAISFSGQMHGMVLLDKNDKVIRNALLWNDQRTIKEVEYLNEVIGKERLIKETGNIALTGLTAPKVLWVKNNEEENYKRIDKVMLPKDYLIYRLSGIFASDTSDTSGTLYYDVENKKYSKYMLDVLGLKENNFPKIFESYEVVGYLTEEVKVQLGVKNDVKIVAGGGDQAVGAVGVGAVYNGMCNISLGTSGVVFSPMEKFASDQKTYLQSYVHSNGKYMMMGVMLNAAGALKWWNEGIFNNYNYENIFDKISKTSSDDDLFFLPYLTGERAPINDPYARGAFVGLRLEHKKEHLDRAVVEGITFNLKAIFEIIKTKNKDLKNVRITGGGAKSPIWGQMIADILNTSVETILVEEGPALGAAILAMVADGKYETVEDACNEIIEVKHIFKPNSKEVLIYEKKYNEYMKVYPKLNN, encoded by the coding sequence ATGTATATTGGAATTGATTTAGGAACATCGGGAGTTAAAATACTTTTACTTTCTGGTGATAATAAAGTTGTAAAAACAGTCACTAAAGGATATGATTTATTAATTCCTAAACCTGAATGGACAGAACAAAATCCTCTTGACTGGTATAATCAAACAATTGTTGGGCTTAAAGAAATTATTAAAGGGTATGAAAAAGATTTAAAAGCAATCAGTTTTTCAGGACAAATGCATGGAATGGTTTTATTAGATAAAAATGATAAAGTCATTAGAAATGCACTTTTATGGAATGATCAAAGAACAATCAAAGAAGTTGAATATTTAAACGAAGTGATTGGTAAAGAGAGATTAATAAAAGAAACTGGTAATATTGCATTAACTGGTCTTACTGCACCCAAAGTTTTATGGGTTAAAAATAATGAAGAAGAAAACTATAAAAGAATTGATAAAGTAATGCTTCCAAAAGACTATTTAATCTATAGATTAAGTGGTATATTTGCTAGCGATACATCAGATACATCAGGTACACTTTACTATGATGTTGAGAATAAAAAATATAGTAAATATATGTTAGATGTTTTAGGTTTAAAAGAGAATAACTTTCCTAAAATATTTGAAAGCTATGAAGTAGTAGGGTACTTAACTGAAGAAGTTAAAGTTCAATTAGGAGTTAAGAATGATGTAAAAATTGTTGCTGGTGGTGGAGATCAAGCTGTTGGTGCTGTTGGTGTTGGTGCAGTTTACAACGGAATGTGTAATATTTCGCTTGGAACAAGTGGGGTAGTTTTCTCTCCAATGGAAAAATTTGCGTCAGATCAAAAAACATATTTACAATCATATGTACATTCAAATGGTAAATATATGATGATGGGTGTTATGCTTAATGCTGCTGGAGCTTTGAAATGGTGGAATGAAGGTATTTTTAATAATTATAACTATGAAAATATATTTGATAAAATATCAAAAACAAGTAGTGATGATGATTTATTCTTTTTGCCATATTTAACAGGTGAAAGAGCCCCTATAAATGATCCTTATGCAAGAGGAGCATTTGTCGGTTTAAGATTAGAACACAAAAAAGAACATCTTGATAGAGCTGTTGTTGAAGGAATTACATTTAATTTAAAAGCAATCTTTGAGATTATTAAAACGAAAAACAAAGATTTAAAGAATGTGAGAATTACTGGTGGTGGAGCAAAAAGTCCTATATGGGGTCAAATGATTGCTGATATTTTAAATACTAGTGTAGAAACAATATTGGTTGAAGAAGGTCCAGCACTTGGTGCAGCTATACTTGCTATGGTTGCAGATGGTAAGTATGAAACAGTTGAAGATGCATGTAATGAAATAATAGAAGTTAAGCATATATTTAAACCGAATAGTAAAGAAGTTTTAATATATGAAAAGAAGTATAATGAATATATGAAGGTTTATCCTAAATTAAATAATTGA
- a CDS encoding GNAT family N-acetyltransferase: MIISILNSSEMIRKAENKDVVRIYELLKQIAKLHYNLYPDFFPNDEAKYNINEVSQLVNNEKIEIFVYLENEIVLGYLIGWYENDYFFVDDLCVDEKARGKNIGKKLMVYIDEEVKVNKIRLNVWSKNSSAINFYEKLGFEAFKQVMEKRK, from the coding sequence TTGATTATTAGTATTTTAAATAGTTCTGAAATGATTAGAAAAGCAGAAAACAAAGATGTTGTAAGAATTTATGAATTGCTGAAACAAATAGCAAAACTTCATTATAATCTATATCCTGATTTTTTTCCAAATGATGAAGCTAAGTATAATATTAATGAAGTTAGCCAATTAGTGAATAATGAAAAAATAGAGATTTTTGTTTACCTTGAAAATGAAATTGTCTTAGGTTATTTAATTGGTTGGTATGAAAATGATTATTTTTTCGTCGATGATCTTTGTGTTGATGAAAAAGCTAGAGGTAAAAATATAGGCAAAAAATTGATGGTATACATTGATGAAGAAGTTAAGGTTAATAAGATTAGATTAAATGTTTGGAGTAAAAATAGTAGTGCAATTAATTTTTATGAAAAACTAGGTTTTGAAGCTTTTAAACAAGTTATGGAAAAAAGAAAATAA
- a CDS encoding response regulator transcription factor: protein MYKLSVVDDELIVLERLKKMIERINVENILLESTFDNGDDAYNQLSVNPPDILITDIHIPFINGLELARMLKKVNPLLKIIVITGYEELSYAKEAIDLEVVGFISKPINIDELESVLEKAKDKIELEKDIESNIDEFNIFYYDSIPVLKENYLAKLLNKNQLSNKMKEQLERIDVRIDYKYIMIGYFDFDHRYTDEEKEYFESFLFTQLNLLGIDFNLFHKEYNLTVLFKSNTNFNKEAIIDNLKIIIIRAKRQLNIEISIGLSNLSSDNINYKLLYSEAFNALTLRKIFGGMQVFLYSDIEKNSRIGNLIDESIYSKLTYYIKYEQQTEKIIDVLNKIKELITHQANLNVYEFNLTNTLNSILKGLSEEIELNKEEINYSLLYQKLFTFKTVDDVFSWFLELIEKIRCINLNYIQSKSDQNMSLIINYINNNYNDSNLNLETLADEIGFSVSYITTLFKTNYKTTFVKYLTMIRMEKAKDLLIKTNIKIIEIASKVGYSDPYYFSHSFKKYFGNSPKEYRDEQS from the coding sequence ATGTATAAACTTAGTGTAGTAGATGATGAATTAATTGTTTTAGAACGATTAAAGAAAATGATAGAACGAATAAATGTTGAAAACATACTTCTTGAAAGTACTTTTGATAATGGGGATGACGCATACAATCAATTATCCGTTAATCCACCTGATATCTTGATAACTGATATTCATATTCCGTTTATCAATGGACTTGAACTAGCACGTATGCTAAAAAAAGTTAATCCACTACTTAAAATAATAGTAATTACAGGGTATGAAGAACTAAGTTATGCGAAAGAGGCTATTGATCTTGAGGTTGTTGGTTTTATATCTAAGCCAATTAATATAGATGAATTAGAGAGTGTATTGGAAAAGGCAAAAGATAAAATAGAACTAGAAAAAGATATTGAAAGTAATATAGATGAGTTTAATATTTTTTACTATGATAGTATTCCAGTTTTAAAAGAGAATTATTTAGCTAAACTTTTAAATAAAAACCAATTATCTAATAAAATGAAAGAACAATTAGAGAGAATTGATGTAAGAATTGATTATAAATATATTATGATTGGATATTTTGATTTTGATCATAGATATACTGATGAAGAAAAAGAGTATTTTGAGAGTTTTTTATTTACTCAGTTAAATCTTTTAGGGATTGATTTTAATCTTTTTCATAAAGAATATAACTTAACAGTCTTATTCAAAAGTAATACTAATTTTAATAAAGAAGCGATTATAGACAATTTAAAGATTATTATCATTAGAGCAAAAAGACAGTTAAATATTGAGATTAGTATAGGATTGAGCAATTTATCTAGTGATAACATTAATTATAAATTATTGTATTCAGAAGCATTTAATGCACTAACATTAAGGAAGATATTTGGTGGGATGCAAGTTTTTTTGTATAGTGATATTGAAAAGAATAGTAGAATAGGCAATTTAATTGATGAATCAATTTATAGCAAATTAACATATTATATTAAATATGAACAACAAACAGAAAAGATAATTGATGTTTTAAATAAGATAAAAGAATTAATAACACACCAAGCTAACTTAAATGTTTATGAGTTTAATTTAACAAATACTCTTAATTCAATTTTGAAGGGATTAAGTGAAGAAATAGAACTTAATAAAGAAGAGATTAATTATAGTTTGTTATATCAAAAGCTATTTACATTTAAAACAGTTGATGATGTTTTTTCATGGTTTTTAGAATTGATAGAAAAAATAAGATGTATTAATCTTAATTATATTCAAAGTAAATCAGATCAAAATATGAGTTTGATCATTAACTACATAAATAATAACTATAATGATTCCAATTTAAACTTAGAAACTTTAGCAGATGAAATAGGGTTTAGTGTTAGTTATATTACAACACTTTTTAAGACTAATTATAAAACAACCTTTGTGAAGTATTTAACTATGATAAGAATGGAAAAAGCAAAAGATTTATTAATAAAAACAAATATAAAAATAATTGAAATCGCGAGTAAAGTAGGTTATAGTGATCCTTATTATTTCAGTCATTCATTTAAGAAATACTTTGGAAATTCTCCTAAGGAGTACCGAGATGAACAAAGTTAG
- a CDS encoding GAF domain-containing protein codes for MNYDSLLASAKALIDNEKHEISLLSNISAFIYQYIPNLNWSGFYLNKNEVLILGPFQGKIACSIIEKGKGVCGTSFLTKKSVVVPNVHLYDNHIACDSASNSEVVIPIIINNTVYGVLDIDSPLINRFDGELVIFLEKIVIYLTEKLTFWH; via the coding sequence ATGAATTATGATTCTTTATTAGCATCTGCTAAAGCATTAATAGACAATGAAAAACATGAAATATCATTACTCTCAAATATATCCGCTTTTATATATCAATACATTCCCAACTTAAATTGGTCTGGATTCTATTTAAATAAAAATGAAGTCCTAATATTAGGTCCTTTCCAAGGTAAGATTGCTTGTAGCATTATTGAAAAAGGTAAGGGTGTATGCGGAACTTCTTTTCTAACTAAGAAATCAGTTGTTGTTCCAAATGTACATTTATATGATAATCATATTGCTTGTGACTCAGCCAGTAATTCTGAAGTTGTTATTCCAATAATCATTAATAATACTGTTTATGGTGTTTTAGATATTGATAGTCCATTAATTAACAGATTTGATGGTGAACTAGTTATTTTTTTAGAAAAAATCGTTATTTACTTAACTGAAAAACTCACTTTTTGGCACTAA
- the xylA gene encoding xylose isomerase, whose protein sequence is MEHFKNVAKIKYEGSKSKNPFAFKYYNPEEVVLGKKMKDHLKFSMAYWHTLTYTGTDPFGSGTMERPWDLTSKDELEIAKTRVKVGFEFMEKIGMEYFCFHDVDIAPQGNSLEEFQKNLDVIVDLIEKEMKRTGIKLLWGTANLFGHKRFMNGASTSPNADVFAYSAAQIKKAMEITHRLNGAGYTFWGGREGYETLLNTDYKLEQDNFARMLHMAVDYAKEIGYKGQFYIEPKPKEPTKHQYDFDSATVIGFLRKYNLEKHFKLNIETNHATLSGHTVNHEIRVAATEGLLGSLDANQGDLLLGWDTDQFPTNLYDSISIMYEVLRAGGLKTGGLNFDSKVRRASNKPEDLFLAHIAGMDSFAAGLKIAAKMWEDGVFEDNLKSRYSSYTKGIGKDIVDGKVGFKELEKYVFDKKDIDENESGKQEYLEALINQYILG, encoded by the coding sequence ATGGAACATTTTAAAAATGTAGCAAAGATTAAATATGAGGGTTCAAAAAGTAAAAATCCTTTTGCTTTTAAATACTACAACCCAGAAGAAGTTGTTTTAGGGAAAAAGATGAAGGATCATCTTAAATTTTCTATGGCATATTGGCATACACTTACATATACTGGAACTGATCCATTTGGTTCTGGAACAATGGAAAGACCATGGGATTTAACATCTAAAGATGAACTTGAAATAGCAAAAACTAGAGTAAAAGTTGGATTCGAATTTATGGAAAAAATAGGTATGGAATATTTTTGCTTCCATGATGTTGATATTGCACCACAAGGGAATTCATTAGAAGAATTTCAAAAGAATTTAGATGTAATTGTTGATTTAATTGAAAAAGAAATGAAAAGAACAGGTATTAAACTACTTTGGGGAACAGCAAACTTATTTGGTCATAAGAGATTTATGAATGGAGCTTCTACAAGTCCTAACGCTGATGTGTTTGCATATAGTGCTGCTCAAATTAAAAAAGCAATGGAAATTACACACAGATTAAATGGTGCTGGATATACTTTCTGGGGTGGTAGAGAAGGTTATGAAACACTCCTTAATACAGATTATAAATTAGAACAAGATAATTTTGCACGTATGTTACATATGGCTGTTGATTATGCTAAAGAGATTGGATATAAAGGACAATTCTATATTGAACCAAAACCAAAAGAACCAACTAAACATCAATATGACTTTGATAGTGCAACAGTTATTGGTTTCTTAAGAAAATACAATTTAGAAAAACACTTCAAGCTAAATATTGAAACAAACCATGCTACACTATCTGGACATACTGTAAACCATGAGATTAGAGTTGCTGCAACTGAAGGATTACTTGGAAGCTTGGATGCAAATCAAGGAGATTTATTATTAGGATGGGATACAGATCAATTCCCAACTAATCTATATGATTCAATCTCAATTATGTATGAAGTACTAAGAGCAGGTGGTCTTAAAACAGGTGGCCTTAACTTTGACTCTAAAGTTAGAAGAGCATCAAATAAACCGGAAGATTTATTCTTAGCACATATTGCCGGAATGGATTCATTTGCAGCTGGATTAAAAATAGCTGCTAAAATGTGGGAAGATGGAGTTTTTGAAGATAACTTAAAATCAAGATATAGTTCTTATACAAAAGGAATTGGTAAAGATATCGTTGATGGTAAAGTTGGATTTAAAGAACTAGAAAAATATGTATTTGACAAAAAAGATATTGATGAAAATGAATCAGGTAAACAAGAATATCTTGAAGCGTTAATTAATCAATATATATTAGGTTAA
- a CDS encoding IS1595 family transposase has translation MKHLKLSDYKIKKLIAFMIDDVTLEVIARNLDINIKTVLYYRYIIFHSLKNYQENLKISGVIVIDETFISIREKPYKHVRPDGKGIRGLSFNQLCVVTMVNIYGVSVAKVVSRAMPLPQQFIDNFTDNIGQVEKFIHDGNTKTYQFMNQFEVENINGRKDETGEYSTIMVDNYHSILKRFLYKHSGYKLKNLQHYLNFFVYRQNYLAYHNIKNMNQRIKTKNKMIKSIFKRVLKSIKEVTFDDFMKDKGITEILENR, from the coding sequence ATGAAACATCTTAAGTTAAGTGATTATAAAATCAAAAAGTTAATAGCTTTTATGATTGATGATGTTACGCTGGAAGTTATTGCAAGAAATCTTGATATTAATATTAAAACAGTTTTATATTATAGATATATTATATTTCATTCATTAAAGAACTATCAAGAAAACTTGAAGATAAGTGGAGTGATCGTAATTGATGAAACATTCATTAGTATTAGAGAAAAACCCTATAAACATGTTAGACCAGATGGTAAAGGTATTAGAGGTCTCTCATTTAACCAGTTATGTGTAGTCACAATGGTAAATATATATGGTGTATCTGTAGCTAAAGTAGTATCCAGAGCAATGCCTCTCCCTCAGCAATTCATTGATAATTTCACTGACAATATTGGACAAGTTGAAAAATTTATTCATGACGGGAACACTAAAACATATCAATTCATGAATCAATTTGAAGTGGAAAATATCAATGGAAGAAAAGATGAAACTGGAGAATATTCAACCATAATGGTAGACAATTATCATAGTATATTAAAAAGATTTCTCTATAAACATTCTGGATATAAACTTAAAAACTTACAACACTATTTGAATTTTTTCGTTTATAGGCAAAACTATTTAGCGTATCATAATATTAAAAATATGAATCAAAGAATTAAAACTAAAAATAAAATGATTAAAAGTATATTTAAAAGAGTTCTAAAATCAATAAAAGAAGTTACTTTTGATGATTTTATGAAAGACAAAGGTATTACAGAAATTCTGGAAAACAGATAA